One genomic window of Caenorhabditis elegans chromosome I includes the following:
- the W05F2.4 gene encoding uncharacterized protein (Confirmed by transcript evidence): MSIYQKRWSSVGSGASPSASISRSTPTATNVLSSGVEPSTVGTSWNSVRWNKPSTSYRANLASRFENNSTANSNSSYTPQRTSRFLSSAAKNAADLASIGPSVSSRASRFDTTNMANKEKYRNEARDLINKWSSRERNSNISNTYRSPAPRSTFRSTDSLATSGTSGAGSTGYSNTAYRTSTSLTPTRPVLPSSSTASRYSTERPSLLSPSPTPTLHTTPKADRPWRQRMAESSRIRSTLGDDVSQAYTARRARHASSRRSSLSQDESTYETTRVPSYSALVQQQPYSYRSRQSSVESSVFSPTSRFTSASSYVPYSYRNRSDDPPASTTRTSVLDRSTSRSKSPTRDSLPSRTPSQAPKNPSIRESSKERDADKQKKKSAKERTARRNSRQNSQQDSSSDEEINRLMRSRSGSQVRRKPRKKSQVETEKLIVVEQKDTVMNRSMQSSLYETGVEDSALIQSLTSQINESLTALNLTAESEGFQSCAVSPLAPSISRSSSKHGIVKNQIIKSPSLVEVLGLPRSDSKTSLKPSESSHIDDESQYSAVAHFKPNKVKRLAPVPGLWKSGAENEEFISRNKRFAKENAKGEAENIFPLKNLEKATKSLKIPEKKKPAVLKTKVDPKPEVKPVEKKPVSKPAAVKISEKPKAATAPEAPKTPTKVAPETQKTEPPVPAPRAQAVQKTKESAPASTPASASAPTPAPATSKPTPTAVKPAETPKTPAKPVPEKVQVPAVVKVAPEKVKSPTTAVEPKKSAPAVPTVTEKPKEAPKETPKPGIEKKKVLLKKKKIIPIDDEVEAPKVLSEQNTEISKVFSRRAWGAQKTEKKMKLRNEMKGISIRCKAAGNQTTQIEEHYRRKPQAERATVLVDTPVKDVNYSVCKISVREKRKKVEKKPVVEEVVDAPAPPSLSQSFIESTENMSRSVSVASRASDTRASIILDEMRGTEAAVEWTRDLDIDDELDHYNGILVLPDKSILEQYISRKRGKIDRYRGLRPSSMCSYVSDNCASPCPSTVSELCLPSSVLVHEPRRRAQYSAEPTDHCITPVPLNSTPRGFTTKKEPPPVIKPVPFEAPKTLFEKMIQDQANRNRTVTTSETRDASPRRGSASGSQEEGMSAISQQFAAAAAAGNGHGSVRYAAHIPVRSTESSGRMSTGSVDSQQSGGTLDAASKNIDHVIDQARHRHHQHRSKFKEAIDYLDQIFEDLKKECDPDDKNNNDENNKPFDPPPTFVAVKKKPTPLATSSASTTAPAAKIASASDSKKPASSSSTISVKPTVRQKTSETSKSKPLQQAPPSPVEVVIPVRKLSQGATNNQAEPTVAETIVLAKKTDKMDFTRRWLQDDLKSLAHLPPANIAPNASYYQDFDEHSLGSCSAEVAAFNTTKEKKNGSKASRKVSDSSDMIRPRPFRPQPVYPMVDGFNGPSAFEPFSSHTLPRVASNDQIPSEMKRSGSQDPYNTLRSMRSEGDGFDSARPSPSAFQQVSPFHRGSSMRSSLRSLPDHSPVRQKNSSYEVAAKDPVLSIDQLVAELELNTENTFSPADKRRSFPTSFGRPQAHQAQQHHAPSDYEKPNRFRAETRHAPTRGRAQNFVAPVAEPMTSKAPIYSQAVRPKQQQQQKSLDEVTSMLNRAVSQFGNEQRQAYQHPTAYKQLSQQSFGSVHSNNAFETINQEKINPSRVEAMHNMFERGTAPTSWKMQQKDSYEDRSQKMSPLQEVTYASLNSYSPPPPPPSHPLPQNGSHGMARNTSQNQISYHEYTPQPPTTQPPQRPPGSANSSQGGYYSSNSSGIGSNYPQNQQNQMYNNPRRSLIIDQQSISSRMPSVENDDDDGFYDNIGIYNDDRRYSRGSELETSASFRQLPPASNTSKHNRIGSFLRKIGGGSSRPPGSAASLMSLNKIANETIIKPGGLMKSNSLSNEPWKKVMLNGGASMPREANNNHKTGLGARLKNSLFGSRKRLDG, encoded by the exons Atgtcaatttatcaaaaaag ATGGTCATCAGTAGGCAGCGGCGCTTCACCGTCTGCATCAATTTCTAGATCAACTCCGACAGCGACAAATGTTCTTTCCAGTGGTGTAGAGCCATCTACAGTCGGAACAAG ctggaatTCAGTCCGATGGAATAAGCCATCAACATCCTATCGGGCCAACCTGGCGTCTCGCTTTGAGAACAACTCAACTGCAAACTCGAACAGCAGTTACACTCCACAAAGAACTTCCAG atttctgagCTCCGCCGCCAAGAATGCCGCCGACCTTGCCAG catcgGACCGTCGGTAAGTTCTAGAGCATCACGATTCGATACCACGAATATGGCAAATAAGGAAAAGTACAGAAACGAG GCACGAGATCTTATCAACAAGTGGTCGAGTCGGGAGCGGAATTCAAATA TCTCCAACACTTATCGATCGCCGGCTCCGCGGAGCACATTTCGATCTACCGACTCATTGGCGACATCTGGGACCTCTGGAGCAGGGAGCACGGGTTATTCGAACACAG CTTACCGAACATCAACATCCCTTACCCCAACACGTCCGGTGCTTCCCTCATCATCCACAGCATCTCGATATTCAACAGAGAGGCCAAGTCTATTGTCTCCATCTCCGACACCTACACTACA CACGACACCGAAAGCGGATCGTCCGTGGCGTCAACGAATGGCCGAGTCGTCGCGCATCCGTTCGACGCTCGGCGACGACGTGAGTCAGGCGTACACGGCTCGCCGAGCCCGGCACGCATCGTCGCGTCGCAGCTCGTTGTCGCAAGACGAGTCGACCTACGAGACGACACGTGTGCCTAGTTATAGTGCATTAGTACAGCAACAACCCTATTCG TACCGATCCCGACAAAGCTCAGTTGAAAGTTCTGTGTTCTCGCCGACGTCACGTTTTACCAGCGCCTCGTCCTATGtaccgtactcctaccgtaACCGAAGCGACGATCCACCAGCATCAACGACACGAACAAGTGTGCTAGATAGAAGCACATCTAG atcaaaatcTCCAACAAGGGATAGTTTACCGTCTCGTACCCCATCACAAGCTCCCAAGAATCCGTCGATTAGAGAGTCGAGCAAGGAGCGAGACGCAGAcaaacagaagaagaagagtgCCAAAGAAAGAA CTGCTCGCCGTAATTCGCGACAAAACAGTCAACAAGACAGCTCATCCGACGAGGAAATAAATCGATTGATGAGAAGCCGATCGGGCTCACAGGTACGAAGGAAACCACGGAAGAAGAGTCAGGTGGAAACAGAGAAGCTAATTGTCGTCGAGCAAAAGGATACTGTAATG AATCGCTCAATGCAGTCGTCACTGTACGAGACAGGAGTCGAAGATTCAGCTCTAATTCAATCACTCACTTCTCAAATCAACG AGTCTTTAACAGCATTGAATCTAACTGCGGAAAGTGAGGGATTCCAATCGTGCGCCGTGTCACCACTTGCTCCATCAATATCCAGAAGCAGCTCCAAACATGGGAtagttaaaaatcaaattatta aatccCCATCGCTAGTTGAAGTGCTGGGGCTACCGCGTAGCGACTCGAAGACAAGTTTGAAG CCATCCGAATCCTCCCACATTGATGACGAGTCTCAGTACAGTGCCGTTGCTCATTTTAAGCCTAATAAG GTGAAACGATTGGCTCCAGTGCCGGGATTATGGAAGTCGGGCGCCGAGAACGAAGAGTTCATCTCGCGAAACAAACGATTCGCAAA agaaaatgcCAAAGGTGAAGCTGAGAACATCTTCCCActcaaaaacttggaaaaagcaacaaaatctctaaaaatcccagagaagaagaagccagCGGTGCTGAAAACCAAAGTGGATCCGAAGCCAGAAGTGAAGCCAGTGGAGAAGAAGCCTGTTTCAAAACCGGCTGcagtgaaaatttctgaaaagccAAAGGCTGCCACGGCTCCAGAAGCTCCTAAAACTCCAACAAAAGTAGCTCCggaaactcaaaaaacggAGCCTCCAGTCCCTGCCCCTAGAGCCCAGGCAGTTCAAAAGACGAAAGAGTCTGCTCCAGCATCAACTCCAGCTTCAGCCTCAGCGCCAACTCCAGCTCCAGCCACATCCAAACCAACTCCGACTGCAGTGAAACCAGCTGAAACTCCAAAGACGCCTGCAAAACCAGTTCCTGAAAAAGTCCAGGTTCCTGCTGTTGTCAAAGTTGCtccagaaaaagtgaaatcacCTACTACTGCTGTTGAGCCAAAGAAATCAGCTCCAGCTGTACCTACTGTGactgaaaaaccaaaagaagCTCCGAAGGAGACTCCAAAGCCAGgaatcgaaaagaaaaaagtg ctactgaaaaagaagaaaatcatTCCGATTGATGATGAAGTTGAGGCACCAAAAGTGCTCAGCGAGCAGAACactgaaatatcaaaagtaTTTTCAAGAAGAGCATGGGGAGCacaaaaaaccgagaaaaagatgaaattgagaaatgagaTGAAGGGAATTTCAATTCGTTGCAAGGCGGCTGGAAATCAAACAACTCAAATTGAAGAGCACTATCGTAGGAAACCACAAGCCGAAAGAGCTACG gttcttgTGGATACTCCTGTTAAAGATGTGAATTATAGTGTTTGCAAGATTTCAGTGAGAGAGAAGAGGAAGAAAGT TGAAAAGAAACCTGTCGTCGAAGAAGTGGTTGATGCGCCGGCGCCACCATCTCTATCTCAATCATTCATCGAATCAACTGAAAACATGTCCCGTTCGGTGTCGGTTGCATCCCGAGCATCCGACACTCGAGCATCGATTATTCTTGATGAAATGCGTGGAACCGAGGCGGCTGTGGAATGGACACGTGATTTGGATATTGATGATGAGCTTGATCATTATAATGGAATTCTTGTACTTCCGGATAAATCGATTCTCGAACAATACATCTCACGGAAACGTGGGAAAATCGATCGATATCGAGGGCTTCGGCCGTCTTCGATGTGCTCCTATGTTTCAGATAATTGTGCATCACCATGCCCATCAACTGTCTCGGAACTTTGTCTTCCATCTTCCG TATTGGTGCACGAGCCCCGCCGGCGTGCTCAATACAGTGCGGAGCCCACTGACCATTGCATCACCCCAGTCCCATTGAACTCAACGCCACGTGGATTTACAACAAAGAAAGAACCTCCACCGGTGATTAAACCTGTACCATTCGAGGCACCCAAGACACTCTTCGAAAAGATGATTCAAGATCAGGCAAATCGTAATCGGACGGTTACTACTTCAGAG ACCCGCGACGCGTCGCCCCGACGTGGATCTGCATCGGGATCTCAGGAAGAAG GAATGTCAGCCATCTCCCAACAGTTTGCGGCGGCCGCCGCAGCAGGGAATGGCCATGGCTCCGTTCGTTACGCGGCTCATATTCCGGTCCGAAGCACTGAAAGCAGCGGCAGGATGAGCACAGGAAGTGTTGATAGTCAGCAAAG CGGTGGCACCCTTGACGCAGCGTCGAAGAACATTGACCATGTGATAGATCAGGCACGACACCGTCACCATCAACACAGAAGCAAGTTCAAAGAAGCCATTGATTACCTGGATCAGATATTTGAAGACTTGAAGAAAGAGTGTGAT cccGACGACAAAAATAACAACGACGAGAATAACAAGCCATTTGATCCACCACCAACATTTGTAGCCGTAAAGAAGAAGCCAACTCCacttgccacgtcatcagctTCAACTACTGCACCGGCAGCAAAGATCGCATCTGCGTCCGATTCGAA AAAGccggcttcttcttcttctactatTTCTGTGAAGCCTACGGTTCGACAGAAGACGTCTGAAACTTCGAAGAGCAAGCCTTTGCAACAG GCTCCGCCGTCCCCTGTGGAAGTTGTGATTCCGGTCCGAAAGCTGTCACAAGGTGCAACAAATAATCAGGCGGAG ccaacaGTCGCTGAAACTATTGTGCTCGCcaagaaaactgataaaatggaTTTCACGCGACGGTGGTTGCAAGATGATTTGAAGTCGTTGGCTCATCTTCCGCCAGCCAATATTGCTCCGAATGCG tcatactaCCAAGATTTCGACGAGCATTCGCTGGGAAGTTGCAGTGCAGAAGTGGCCGCCTTCAACACtacaaaagaaaagaaaaatggttcaaaagCATCGCGAAAAGTATCCGATTCATCGGATATGATTCGTCCACGACCATTCCGTCCTCAACCAGTCTACCCAATGGTTGACGGATTCAATGGTCCATCCGCATTCGAGCCATTCTCATCACACACACTTCCACGTGTCGCATCTAATGATCAGATTCCGAGTGAAATGAAGAGGTCGGGATCACAGGATCCATACAACACACTTCGTTCGATGCGTTCTGAAGGTGATGGATTCGATTCAGCACGTCCATCACCGTCTGCATTCCAACAAGTATCTCCATTTCATCGTGGAAGTTCGATGAGATCATCACTCCGATCTTTGCCCGATCATTCGCCAGTTAGACAGAAGAATAGTAGTTATGAAGTTGCTGCGAAAGATCCAGTGTTATCGATTGATCAGTTGGTTGCCGAGTTGGAATTGAATACGGAAAAT accttCTCCCCAGCAGACAAACGTCGCTCATTCCCAACATCCTTCGGCAGACCCCAAGCACATCAAGCTCAGCAACACCATGCTCCAAGTGACTACGAGAAGCCGAATAGGTTCCGAGCAGAGACAAGGCATGCTCCAACAAGAGGAAGAGCTCAGAACTTTGTGGCTCCTGTCGCGGAGCCAATGACCTCAAAAGCTCCCATCTATTCCCAGGCTGTCCGTCCGAAACAACAGCAACAGCAAAAGTCGCTGGACGAGGTGACGAGCATGCTCAACAGAGCAGTTTCTCAGTTTGGAAATGAGCAACGTCAGGCTTATCAGCATCCGACGGCCTACAAGCAGCTGAGCCAACAATCTTTTGGATCAGTTCATTCGAATAATGCATTTGAGACTATAAATCAGGAAAAGATAAATCCAAGTCGTGTGGAGGCTATGCATAATATGTTTGAAAGAGGCACGGCGCCGACGTCTTGGAAAATGCAGCAGAAGGATTCGTATGAGGATAGAAGTCAG aaaatgtcaCCCCTGCAAGAGGTCACCTACGCCTCACTGAACAGCTATTcccctccaccaccaccaccatcacaTCCGCTTCCCCAAAATGGAAGTCATGGAATGGCTCGAAACACGTCCCAAAATCAGATATCGTATCACGAGTACACTCCTCAGCCACCGACGACTCAGCCACCACAGAGGCCGCCGGGCTCGGCCAACTCGTCGCAGGGTGGATACTATTCGTCGAATAGTTCGGGCATAGGATCAAACTATCCACAGAATCAGCAGAATCAAATGTACAAT AATCCACGACGCAGTCTGATCATTGATCAACAGTCGATTTCCTCGAGAATGCCTTCCGTGGAAAATGATGATGACGACGGGTTCTATGACAACATTGGAATT TATAACGATGATCGTCGATATTCCCGTGGCAGTGAACTTGAAACGTCGGCCTCGTTCCGTCAACTTCCTCCCGCTTCCAATACATCCAAACACAACCGAATCGGATCGTTCCTTCGAAAGATCGGAGGCGGTTCGAGTCGGCCACCGGGCAGTGCGGCGAGTTTGATGTCGTTGAATAAGATTGCAAATGAGACGATCATCAAACCGGGAGGGCTCATGAAGAGCAATAGTTTGAGCAATGAACCATGGAAGAAGGTGATGCTCAACGGAGGTGCAAGTATGCCAAGAGAAG caaaCAACAATCACAAAACCGGTCTCGGAGCACGACTCAAAAACTCATTGTTCGGCTCACGAAAACGATTGGACGGTTAA